The following coding sequences lie in one Rutidosis leptorrhynchoides isolate AG116_Rl617_1_P2 chromosome 6, CSIRO_AGI_Rlap_v1, whole genome shotgun sequence genomic window:
- the LOC139853855 gene encoding uncharacterized protein yields MTGYNQKGQSTRSGSVSNQRKWCGSGVRAVSAGGSYASTAGQKRKNPLAPKGRAFQMSVDAATATDDMITSMFLINTVPARALFDSGANRSFMSVMFPDKLKLHVELISTPQRVEVADSKIIPVTTSVSGATIAIYGGLFPVNCLVIPIASFDVVLGMDWLSHNKASIKCHKKIISFPLTDGTRVMARGELGGFSYPLISIMKAKKSLAKGLPPVREVEYKIDLVSGATPVTKAPYRLAPSKIREMMSQIQELLD; encoded by the exons ATGACTGGGTACAATCAGAAAGGGCAATCCACTAGAAGTGGATCTGTGTCTAATCAGAGAAAATGGTGTG ggtcaggggtaaGGGCAGTATCGGCCGGGGGATCATATGCTTCTACCgcggggcagaaaagaaagaatcctctAGCTCCTAAGGGTCGAGCCTTTCAAATGTCAGTAGATGCTGCTACTGCTACTGATGACATGATCACTAGTATGTTCTTAATAAACACTGTACCTGCTCGTGCGCTATTTGATTCTGGAGCAAACCGCTCCTTCATGTCTGTTATGTTCCCTGATAAGTTGAAATTACATGTTGAATTGATTTCTACTCCTCAGAGAGTAGAAGTGGCTGATAGTAAGATAATTCCAGTCACAACATCCGTGTCTGGAGCTACCATTGCCATATATGGAGGCCTTTTTCCTGTGAATTGTTTGGTGATTCCTATAGCTagttttgatgtagtattaggcatGGATTGGTTAAGTCACAATAAGGCTAGCATTAAGTGCCATAAGAAGATAATCTCTTTTCCCTTAACTGATGGGACACGTGTCATGGCCCGTGGGGAACTTGGTGGGTTTAGTTATCCCTTAATTTCGATAATGAAAGCTAAGAAATCTCTGGCCAAAGG GTTACCACCTGTTAGAGAAGTTGAGTATAAAATCGATCTAGTGTCAGGAGCCACTCCTGTTACTAAAGCTCCTTATAGATTAGCTCCTTCGAAAATCCGTGAGATGATGTCTCAAATTCAGGAGTTGTTGGACTGA